From a single Anomaloglossus baeobatrachus isolate aAnoBae1 chromosome 8, aAnoBae1.hap1, whole genome shotgun sequence genomic region:
- the LOC142249266 gene encoding uncharacterized protein LOC142249266, with translation MMEVTQNEDNFEESEEQPSATQSPSATSASEVRPSLPNRQAVQTQENQQLEQDSTEADVESTMPPNQSTTLPIASTVTPSTISTSVHRYNPSTLRVQRRRRSEDIRSLPEIIDTQIMNIMNSLIPETDAERFCPSLAPSLAKVPCEHQDRVRAAILTLISACQTTPLPNHVLLSIEQWQTQFHSSNQDVTLPHLSQNITNPQPSTTGTQLPNPNIPSFESQHILTLPQPSMTSLFAGQTSNLMTQMTQPTRQTGPSNILTHQHPQPQSYITPTTLQTRSSFNPIAGIPQSFYLGQTSTQPFFHGPQIQTPYSYPTHTQIPPTIIYGHQISQPMLATSSQVLLPTSVADVSLVTCVTNSHTTSCVTQTISEADGNICVTQESGLTHDDFMD, from the exons ATGATGGAGGTGACACA AAACGAAGACAACTTTGAAGAATCAGAGGAACAACCATCTGCTACCCAATCTCCATCAGCAACCTCAGCATCAGAGGTGCGCCCATCTCTACCAAATAGACAGGCAGTTCAAACTCAAGAAAATCAACAATTGGAACAAGACTCTACAGAGGCAGATGTGGAGTCCACAATGCCTCCAAATCAAAGCACAACTCTGCCTATAGCATCTACTGtgaccccttccaccatttcaaccAGTGTCCATCGCTACAACCCAAGCACATTAAGGGTTCAAAGACGTAGACGGTCTGAAGACATAAGGTCACTGCCAGAAATCATTGACACACAAATAATGAACATAATGAATTCTTTGATCCCTGAGACTGATGCTGAACGTTTTTGTCCTTCTTTAGCTCCCAGTCTGGCAAAAGTACCATGCGAACATCAAGATCGGGTTCGAGCAGCCATTTTGACCCTTATTTCTGCTTGCCAAACTACACCATTGCCCAACCATGTACTTTTATCAATTGAGCAATGGCAAACACAATTTCATTCTTCAAATCAGGATGTGACATTACCACATTTAAGCCAAAATATCACCAACCCACAACCATCAACTACTGGAACACAATTGCCAAATCCTAACATCCCATCTTTCGAAAGCCAACATATTCTTACTTTACCACAACCCTCTATGACATCTTTGTTTGCTGGCCAAACTTCAAACTTGATGACCCAAATGACACAACCAACAAGGCAAACTGGTCCATCCAATATACTAACACACCAACATCCACAACCACAATCTTACATAACTCCCACAACTCTTCAAACTAGATCATCTTTCAACCCAATAGCAGGAATCCCTCAGTCATTTTACCTTGGCCAAACATCAACACAACCATTCTTTCATGGTCCACAGATTCAAACCCCATACTCATACCCTACTCATACACAAATTCCACCTACAATAATATATGGCCATCAAATAAGTCAACCAATGTTGGCAACATCCTCTCAGGTGTTACTACCAACATCTGTTGCAGATGTTAGTTTAGTCACATGTGTAACTAATTCACACACAACTTCATGTGTGACTCAAACAATATCTGAAGCTGATGGGAATATTTGTGTGACTCAAGAGTCTGGTCTGACTCATGATGACTTCatggattaa